One window of Acipenser ruthenus chromosome 17, fAciRut3.2 maternal haplotype, whole genome shotgun sequence genomic DNA carries:
- the LOC117423216 gene encoding C-type natriuretic peptide 2-like, protein MNFTHLVACGLLVTLLSVSMEAKPLTQSQQKSLTSLLGEELSEYLASGERDLRLESSRVRLLRDLRLDAKAKATWARILNDHPNPRKYKGIHKKGLSKGCFGLKLDRIGSMSGLGC, encoded by the exons ATGAACTTCACGCATTTGGTCGCTTGTGGACTATTGGTGACCCTGCTTTCTGTGAGCATGGAGGCAAAACCTTTGACGCAGTCACAACAGAAG TCCCTGACAAGTTTACTAGGCGAGGAGCTCTCTGAATATCTGGCGTCCGGGGAGCGGGACTTGAGGCTTGAAAGTTCGAGAGTGCGGCTCCTCAGGGACCTGCGCCTGGACGCCAAGGCTAAAGCGACCTGGGCTCGCATCCTGAACGATCACCCCAACCCCAGGAAATACAAAGGCATCCACAAGAAAGGCCTGTCCAAAGGCTGCTTCGGACTCAAGCTAGACAGAATAGGATCCATGAGCGGGCTGGGCTGTTAG